The following nucleotide sequence is from Terriglobia bacterium.
TCTCGTACGTCTTCCTCATGATCTGCCCCTCGTCGTCGCGCAAGCGCTTTCTCGAGGCCCCTGCGGCCCCGGGATGCGGAACCGGTCGCCGAATTCCACGTCGGGCGGTGAGTCTAACACGGTGAAGAACGGAATTGGTCGGGGCGACTGGATTTGAACCAGCGACCACTTGCACCCCAAGCAAGTGCGCTACCAGGCTGCGCCACGCCCCGACCCTCACCTCCCGAGGTGGCCGGCGGACAGGCCACCGCTTCTCCGAGGGGTAGGGACGACCGTGCACCTCGACGTGCGGGCGGCTCCCGCGAGGAGAAGCGCGACGATGCTAGGAGAAGCCCGCCGCGCCGTCAAGCGCTGCCGGCGTCGGTCTCGTTCCCCTCCCGCGGCGCCTCGAGCGCGCGGAGGAGGGTCTCGAGGCGCGACGCCACGCGCTCCCGCCTCTCGTGGTCCCGCCGGCGCGTCTCCTCGGCGGCCTCGAGCGCCGCGGCGGCCGTGGCGTGGCGCGCCTCGAGATCGGCGATCCGATGCCTCAAGGCCACGATCTCGGTTTCCGCGACGGCCGCGCGCGCTCGCTCGGATAGCGAGGAGTTGGCGGGCGGAGAAGGCGCCTCCTCCGGCGGGGCGGGCTCGGAGGACGGCGCGACGTCCCGGAACAGGGGCGCCTGGTCGGGAGGATCGGTCTCGGCAGGAAGGGGCACGGAGCCCGCCGCCGAGGCGGCCGCCTCCGCAGGCGCCTCCGCAGGCGCGGCGGCCACGGCCTCGCCGGACGCCTCCTGCTCGAGCTTCTTGCGGGCCCCGGCGATCGTGAACTCCTCCTCGTACAGGAGTTTCTTGATCCTGAGCACGAGGTCGATGTCGGAGCGGGTGTACATGCGCTGTCCGCTCCGGTTCTTCTCCGGAGCGAGCTGCGGGAATTCGCTCTCCCAGAAGCGGAGCACGTACGGCTGGGTGTCCGTGTACTGGCAGACATCCCCGATCTTGTAGAACGGCTTGTCCGGTATTTCCGTCACGGCGACCTCCGTCAGGCTCTCTTCGCGGGGGCGTCGTCCATGCCCGCCCGCCCGAAATCGTCCTCGATCCGGACCACGTCCTCGAGCTCGGGGGTCGACACCTCGAACAGGAGGCAGTCCGTCACCGCCCGGAATCGGTGCACGGTTCCCGGCGTGACGTGCCACGCCTCGCCCGGGCCCATCGGGATCACCCGCTGACCCTCCCCTTGCCCGAGCACCAGCTCGAGCCGTCCCTCGTGGACGAGGAACGCCTCGTCCTTCCGCCGGTGGAGCTGGAGACTCAGCTGCCGGCCGGCCCGAATGAAGAGGACCTTTCCGGCGTACCGATCGGTCCTGGCGAAGCGCAGCTCGTAACCCCAGGGCTTGTCCACCCGTTCCGGGCTCATCGCTCCCCTCCTCCGCGGCGCCGATCCTCCCGGCCTCAGGAGGGCGCAGACTCTCCCGGCGATTTCTCGCGCTCGACGTCGCTCAAGGAGAACTCCGCGAGCGCGAGGTCCGCGAGGCGCGTCGCCTCCGCGGAGTTCAGCCGCCGGATCGTCTCCCGAAGCGCGGCGATCGAGCGCGGCTGCACCGACATCTCGCGGATGCCCAGGCCGACGAGCATCCGGGTCAGCGACGGGTCCCCCGCCATCTCGCCGCAGATGGAGACGTCGATGCCGCGGTCCCGGCCCGCGCGGACCACGAAGCGGAGCATCCGCAGGACCGCGGGGTGCAGCGGTTGGTAGAGGTAGGCCACCGACTCGTTCCCCCGGTCCACCGCCAGGGCGTACTGGATCAGGTCGTTGGTGCCGAGGCTGAAGAACGCCGCCTCCCTCGCCAGGAGATCCGCGGTGGCCGCCGCGGCCGGCACCTCCACCATGATGCCCACCGGGACGTCCGCTCGGCAGGGAATCCCCTTCGCCTTGAGGAGCGCGGCTTCCTCCGCCAGGATCTGCTTCACCTGCCGGATCTCCGCCACGGTGGTCACCAGCGGGATCATGATCCGCACGTCGGCGTGGGCGGCGGAGCGCAGCAGCCCCCGCAGCTGCGGGCGGAAGATGTCGGGCCGGGTGAGGCAGAATCTCACGGCGCGCAGGCCGAGGACCGGGTTCGACTCCTCCCGGTCCAGCACCTCGTGGAAGTACTTCTCCCCGCCGAGGTCGAGGGTCCTGATCACGGCGGGATGCGGTGCCACCTTTTCCGCGAGCTCGCGATAGGTGCGGTAGTGCTCCTCCTCGCTGGGGAAGTTGGGGGCACGGCTCAGGAACAAGAACTCCGAGCGGTACAGCCCGATCCCCCTCGCCCCGTAGCGGAGCGCCGCGCCGACTTCCTGCGGCAGCTCGATGTTCGCGCGCAGCGTGATCTCGAGCCCGTCCTCGGTCACGGCCGGAAGGTCGCGAGCCTCCGCCATGGCGGCTTCGCGCGCGGCGAGCTCCTCGCGGCGCGCCTTCACCTGGGCCAGCTCGTCGGAGCCGGGCGCCAGGTCCACCGTCCCCGCCTCGCCGTCAAGGGCGACCAGGTCGCCGGGCCGGACGTTGAGGCTCAGATCGTGGAGCCCCACCACCGCCGGGAGCGAGAACGCCTGGGCGAGGATCGCGGTGTGGGAGGTCCGTCCTCCCATGTCCGTGGCGAATCCGACCACCCCGTCTCGCGCGAACACCATGGTGTCCGACGGCCCGAGGCTGTGCGCCACCACGATCAGCGGACCCTCGGGCATCGCGGAGGCTCCGCCGCTGTCGCCGCGGAGGAGCCGTTGGAGACGTCGATGCACGTCGGCGAGATCGCCGCCGCGCTCACGGAGGTAGCCGTCGTCGATCGAGTCGAACCGGCGCATGAAGGCGTGGACGACCTCCTTCAGCGCCCACGAGGCGGCGACCCGGCCGGACCGGATCTTCTCCACGGTCTCGCCCACGAGGTTCGCGTCGTCCAGGATCAGGAGCTGGGCCTCGAGGATCCCCGCGTAGGCTTCGCCCAGCACGCGGAGCATCCGGCCCTTGAGGTCCGTGAGCTCGCGCCGCGCGCGCTCGCGGGCCTGGTGAAAGCGTGCCACCTCGTCGGCGACGCGCTCCTCCGGCACGGGGACCGGGACGACGGGTGAGGAGTCGGGGGCGATCACCACCGCGCGGCCGATGGCGGTACCCGACGAGACCCCGATCCCGGTGAAGCGGCGGCCCATTCAGTCGTCCTCGCCGAAACGGCTTCGCACGAGGTCCGCGAGCTTGTCCACCGCCTCGCGCTCGTCGTCCCCCTCGGCCGCCAGCCTCAGCCTCGTCCCGCGCGCCGCCGCAAGGGTCAGGAGGCCGAGGATGCTCTTGCCGTCGACGCGGGTGCCGTCCTTCACCACGGTGATCCGCGACGAGAAACGGTTCGCCAGGTGGACGAACCGCGCGGCCGCCCGTGCGTGGAGCCCCAACCGGTTGGAAACGTGAACTTCGCTCTCGGTCACTCGTCATCTCCCGGGGCGCGCTCGGCCTGCCCCTCCAGTAGCTCGGACGCGACGTGGATCGCCCGCCGTCCCTGCTCCGCGATCCGCCGCGCGATCTCCGGGAACGCCATCTCGTCGCGGAGGTTCGTGAACTTGATCAGCATCGGGAGGTTGACCCCGGTGATCACCTCGACCTTCCCGGGATCGAGGAACGAGAGGGCGATGTTCGTCGGGGTACCTCCGAACATGTCGGTGAGGATCAGCGCGCCCGTACCGCGGCCGACGCGCTCGATCGCCTGCTCGATTCTCTCCCGCGCCGCGGCGACGTCGTCGTCCCACCCGATGGAGACGGCCTCGAGGGCGTCGAGAGGTCCGATGATCGTCTTGGTCGCCTTGACGAGCTCCTCCGCGACCCTGCCGTGGGTGACCACCAGAAGTCCCGGCATGCCGTTCGCTTCCTCCCTCTCCCCTGGGTCCGACCCGGGGCCTCGCGTCGGGACCCTCACGGCGGGCCCCGCGACGGATCCGCGGGCCGCGCCGGCCCCGCCGCGACTATCTTACGACGTCACTCACGTCCGAGGTCCCGGTGCGACACCGAGACCGGAACTCCCTGCCGACCGAGCCGCTCGCCGAGGTCCTCGGCGAGGGCGACGGAACGGTGCTTCCCACCGGTACAACCGAGGCTCACCGTGAGGTAGCTCTTCCCCTCCGCGGTGTACAGCGGCAGGAGGAACGTCATGAACTCCTCAAGGCGCCGGATGAACGCCCGCGTCTCCTCCTTGGAGTCGAGGAAGGCGCGCACCTCCGGCGCTGTCCCGGGCAGCGGACGGAGCGCCTCGACGAAGAACGGATTCGGGAGGAAGCGGACGTCGAACATCAGGTCCGCCGCCGCCGGGACGCCGTACTTGAACCCGAACGAGACCAGGTGGACGTTGGGCCCGCGCCCGGCCGGACCGGCCTCGAACGCGTTCCTCAAGAACGTCCGGATCTCGTGCACGGTGAACTGCGAGGTGTCGATGATCCGGTCGGCGATGTCGCGGAGCGGCTGGAGCGCGGCCCGCTCGCGTCGGATCGCCTCCTCGAGGGTGGCGGTGCTTCCCATCATCGGATGCGGCCGGCGGCTCTCGCTGAACCGACGCTTCAGCACGTCGTCCGAGCACTCGAGGAAGATCAGCATCACCGGCGCCCCGTCGGCGCGGAGCCGCTCCAGCATCTCCGGGAACGGGTCGAGGAACGCGCGCTCCCTCACGTCGATCACGATGGCGGCACGCCGGATCGAGTCGCCGCTGCGCTGGATCAGGTCGTAGAACGGCGGGATGAGCGCGACGGGAAGATTGTCCACGCAGTAGAAGTCCAGGTCCTCCAGGGACCTCATCGCGAGGGATTTCCCCGAGCCGGACAGGCCCGTGATGGCCAGGAACCGCTCCATGCTCAGGCCTCTCCGTCCCCGGGCTCGCGCCCCGACTGCAGCCCGCGCTCCTCCTCGCTCTCCGCGCCCTGCGCGTCGGCCTGCAGCCTCTCGCCGAGGCGCCGCGCGAGCTGCCGCGCCGGATGGTAGCCCTTGAGCTTGAGGAGATGGTTCCGCGCCGCGACCTCGATCAGCACCGAGAGGTTGCGGCCGGGGCCCACCGGCATCTCGACGTACGGCAGCCGGACCCCCAAGATCTCGTACCCCTGCTCGTCGAGGCCGAGGCGGTCGTACTTCTTCCCCGGCCTCCAGACGTCCAGGTGGATCACGAGCTCGACGAACTTCGAGAGCCGGACCGAGGCCACGCCGAACAGGTCCTTGACGTTGATGATCCCGACCCCGCGAAGCTCCATGTGATACCGGGTCAGCTCCGGTCCCATCCCGATCAGGATCTCGCCCCGGCGACGGATCTCCACCACGTCGTCGGACACGAGGCGGTGCCCCCGCACCACGAGGTCGAGGGCGCTCTCGCTCTTGCCCACCCCGCTGTCCCCGATCAGCAGGACCCCGAGGCCGTAGACGTCCAGGAGCACGCCGTGAATCGCCGCTCGGGGGGCCAGCCGGTCCTCGAGATAGCGCGTGATCCGGTCGATCACGGTCGAGGAGGTGAGGGGCGTGCGGAGCAGCGGGACACGGTTCCGCTCGGTCTCCTCGAGGACCTCGGGAGGCGGTACGAGGCCGGTGGTGAGGACGAAGCAGCTCACCCCTTGGCGGCAGAGCTGGGACATGATGCGCCCCCGCTCCGCCGAGGGCCGCTCGAGGAGGAAGCTGATCTCGGACTTCCCCAGGATCTGGATCCGGCCGGGATGGATGTACTCGAGGAACCCCGCGAGAGCCAGCCCTG
It contains:
- a CDS encoding MerR family transcriptional regulator; this encodes MTEVAVTEIPDKPFYKIGDVCQYTDTQPYVLRFWESEFPQLAPEKNRSGQRMYTRSDIDLVLRIKKLLYEEEFTIAGARKKLEQEASGEAVAAAPAEAPAEAAASAAGSVPLPAETDPPDQAPLFRDVAPSSEPAPPEEAPSPPANSSLSERARAAVAETEIVALRHRIADLEARHATAAAALEAAEETRRRDHERRERVASRLETLLRALEAPREGNETDAGSA
- a CDS encoding cupin domain-containing protein; this encodes MSPERVDKPWGYELRFARTDRYAGKVLFIRAGRQLSLQLHRRKDEAFLVHEGRLELVLGQGEGQRVIPMGPGEAWHVTPGTVHRFRAVTDCLLFEVSTPELEDVVRIEDDFGRAGMDDAPAKRA
- the ptsP gene encoding phosphoenolpyruvate--protein phosphotransferase, encoding MGRRFTGIGVSSGTAIGRAVVIAPDSSPVVPVPVPEERVADEVARFHQARERARRELTDLKGRMLRVLGEAYAGILEAQLLILDDANLVGETVEKIRSGRVAASWALKEVVHAFMRRFDSIDDGYLRERGGDLADVHRRLQRLLRGDSGGASAMPEGPLIVVAHSLGPSDTMVFARDGVVGFATDMGGRTSHTAILAQAFSLPAVVGLHDLSLNVRPGDLVALDGEAGTVDLAPGSDELAQVKARREELAAREAAMAEARDLPAVTEDGLEITLRANIELPQEVGAALRYGARGIGLYRSEFLFLSRAPNFPSEEEHYRTYRELAEKVAPHPAVIRTLDLGGEKYFHEVLDREESNPVLGLRAVRFCLTRPDIFRPQLRGLLRSAAHADVRIMIPLVTTVAEIRQVKQILAEEAALLKAKGIPCRADVPVGIMVEVPAAAATADLLAREAAFFSLGTNDLIQYALAVDRGNESVAYLYQPLHPAVLRMLRFVVRAGRDRGIDVSICGEMAGDPSLTRMLVGLGIREMSVQPRSIAALRETIRRLNSAEATRLADLALAEFSLSDVEREKSPGESAPS
- a CDS encoding HPr family phosphocarrier protein, yielding MTESEVHVSNRLGLHARAAARFVHLANRFSSRITVVKDGTRVDGKSILGLLTLAAARGTRLRLAAEGDDEREAVDKLADLVRSRFGEDD
- a CDS encoding PTS sugar transporter subunit IIA; the protein is MPGLLVVTHGRVAEELVKATKTIIGPLDALEAVSIGWDDDVAAARERIEQAIERVGRGTGALILTDMFGGTPTNIALSFLDPGKVEVITGVNLPMLIKFTNLRDEMAFPEIARRIAEQGRRAIHVASELLEGQAERAPGDDE
- the rapZ gene encoding RNase adapter RapZ → MERFLAITGLSGSGKSLAMRSLEDLDFYCVDNLPVALIPPFYDLIQRSGDSIRRAAIVIDVRERAFLDPFPEMLERLRADGAPVMLIFLECSDDVLKRRFSESRRPHPMMGSTATLEEAIRRERAALQPLRDIADRIIDTSQFTVHEIRTFLRNAFEAGPAGRGPNVHLVSFGFKYGVPAAADLMFDVRFLPNPFFVEALRPLPGTAPEVRAFLDSKEETRAFIRRLEEFMTFLLPLYTAEGKSYLTVSLGCTGGKHRSVALAEDLGERLGRQGVPVSVSHRDLGRE
- the hprK gene encoding HPr(Ser) kinase/phosphatase, with translation MAVRELLTDEAADELDLTLLSGAEGLDNVVNRPRIQKPGLALAGFLEYIHPGRIQILGKSEISFLLERPSAERGRIMSQLCRQGVSCFVLTTGLVPPPEVLEETERNRVPLLRTPLTSSTVIDRITRYLEDRLAPRAAIHGVLLDVYGLGVLLIGDSGVGKSESALDLVVRGHRLVSDDVVEIRRRGEILIGMGPELTRYHMELRGVGIINVKDLFGVASVRLSKFVELVIHLDVWRPGKKYDRLGLDEQGYEILGVRLPYVEMPVGPGRNLSVLIEVAARNHLLKLKGYHPARQLARRLGERLQADAQGAESEEERGLQSGREPGDGEA